Sequence from the Zeugodacus cucurbitae isolate PBARC_wt_2022May chromosome 2, idZeuCucr1.2, whole genome shotgun sequence genome:
TTAAAAAGTTCACGCCCCAACAACAGcagtgcagcagcagcaacagcggcgTCAGCATTCAATATAATAACTGGGCAATAGCGAAAACGCGAGTGAGTTTATCAGCGCTCAGCCAGAGTGGTAATAGCGGCAGCATCAGCGGCTATCGGTGAAGAGAAGCGATATAATAATAAACGAAAGTAGAGTCAAATCAGCAAAAGGCGACACTGTGTGCCAGTCACCGGTCAACagtcagtaacaacaacaacaacaacaccgccaaatacaacaacaaaacagttgCTATTCGACTTATTGCTCTTCTAAAAGGAAATATATTAGTTCTCCACACAATTGCAAGTGCAATTGtatgcgcacaacaacaacaacaagaagaacatTGAAAGCAACAGCAAGAATAACTGGCATAACTAGCTACAACTGGACAATCAGTTCATAAAGTCTAGCACACTTGTGGAACTGAATCTTCAAAAAAGAaactcaaatcaaatcaaattcttCAATTGTTGTTCAACTGTTGTGTCActggtgagtgtgtgtgtgtaaaaataaaaatatgatttttgcaACAATTTACTGCTAATGAACGCTTGTActaattttgtgtgtgttttctcTTTACTTTATTTTCGCCAGCGTCTAGAACGAGCgtcgtgtgttgttgttattattagtgGAGTTATTGAAACACAGCGGAGCTCTCActactcactcacacacacctattatatttttttgtattgaatttgctattcgcttaaatttaaattgaaagccaacaacagttatttgcaaattttcttcGGTGTTCTTCTAACAAACGAGTTGTGTTACAAACGAATATAAACTGTTATTAAAAACTTCAACTGTTCTCTAAATTTCTCAAAAAACGTCAACAACGcataaactacaacaacaacaataaacggcAATCAAGCCCCGTGATTAAAGCGTACAGCCTAATTATTGAGCGAGCGGTGCTAAGCAGAAGTGGTGATAAATTCATAAAGCGACGAAGGCAAAGTTAGCAAAGtcgtacaacagcaacaactacactACTAACTAAGCAAATTAACTAAAGTACAggaatcaacaacaacaacaacaaaacacaaaaatatacaatGGAACGTGAATCCAATCCAATGCAACCTATGTGCCGCTCCGGTTGCGGTTTCTACGGCAATCCAGCCACCGATGGTCTCTGCTCCGTGTGCTATAAGGTAAGTAACACACACTCAAGAGATTTCAAAATCTTAGAATAGAGAAAAATGTtgttattaattgtttttttttttcattttgctatAGGATTCTTtgagaaaaaagcaacaaccacCTGTTAGCAGCACACCTGTATCAGTTCCAAGCCCACAGCCAAGTCCCACATTCAGTCCAGCCATCACAATAACCAATACCGCACAGCCGACAGTGCAAAGTTTACAGCTGCaacataatgaaataaaagagGTGAGTAGCATATTAAGAAATATGATTTCAAACAGGAAGTCAGGGTGTTTCAAGCCGACTGTGGTGACGTATAGTGATTTTAAGTGTAGGAAAAGAACTTAGTAAAAgcaggttatattgaaaatgtatagAAAGCTGGAGTCATCACATAAATAGCAGCTTTGAAGCAGCATACTAGCGCTGAAgttcagaaaaattaaatttgaaaaaatatattaaaaaaataaaaaataaataaataaaaataaaaaaaaatttaaacaaaaaatcatcatTGCTTTACGGCACTTGTGCTCgccgtaaaataaaaattccatcaaaacaaatatttgctgtgaaatttaaatcgttttttaagtaaattttcaattttccgacttcaaaaaattataaaaaaatatttaaaattttaataatatacttaacaacaaacaaaatccgACGTATGTCCATTAAATTTGTTCAAGTGGCCGAAGTGGTGGTAGTGCGGGTTGTACCATAAAATGCCTATCTAATGATGCAAATTTACATTCGACCAAAAACGTTTAATTCGAAAACTATTAACGCAAATTTTTCGGCAACGTTTTTACGACATCCAACGCAAACCATATTTTCATCAATTCCACCATAAGTTGAGTAAACTCATTCAAAATCAAGCCAACGAAAGCGAAAACTATGTCGGCCGCTAAAATGAAGACTGCACCCAGTGCGGCCACAACAGCCACCACCGACGCCAATGAGCGTATAcgcaagcaacagcaacaacaacagcagcaagatgataaaattgcaaataactatGCAACGTCGTCAACATCGGCGGCGGCCGCGTCTGAGGCACTGCCCACCAGCTCCACGACAGCGGCAGCAGCTGCCACAAACGCAGGCGCAAGCGCCGCCGCCAACAGCGTGCGCGGTGCACGCCGAAATCGTGAGCACAAATTAATAAAGTTAACCAATTGCATATTGTTTCATATACCTTTCCTTTGTTACTTGTATTTCACAAGACACTAGAAAAATACACTCTGCCAGCGGCGACGATCTCAAACGCAGCACAACGACTACGAAACGCAAGCGGCATGTAAATTTCACTTCACCAAATACCAAGTCGAAAATACGTCTAACAACGACGgcgaaaaacaaaacacaaacccCCACTGCTACCGCTGCCGCTGTGGCGACTACAAAAGACACGGTTGTTAGCCAACAGCTGCAGCCGACAGTGGAGAAGTCCAAGTCGATATTGAAAGTGAAGCATGTGGCGGTGGTGAAACGTAAAGCGGGCACAAATAAAGTCACCAAGAAACTTAAGAAAGTGCCGCAAGGTGCGCAAGCTGAATTCGAAGCGGCCGAGCTGTCCAAGTTGCAGCAACAATATGCCACCAAACTGCCAGAGCCACCCACCGCGTCAGTAGTCACAACAAATGAGCTGTCAACAGAGCGCGCGAACTCCGCCAATGCTGCTTCAAGCTCAGGCGAAATTGGCAAGcggcgcagcagcagcaaacgtGTGCTCAAGCGTCGACACAGTGGCAGCACGAAGCATTTGGCATCCGGTGCTGGCATTGTCGAATCGGGCTCGGTTAATGTGCCACCAGTGCGTCGCTTCAGTCCGGTGACCGATAAATCGGCGCTTAAAACACCAGCCATCAAAGTTTATGATGGCGCTGATATGTTCACTGCCAAAAACTTGAAATCGTTTGATAATATACCAACGACCAGCAACAATATAACAGTGGCAATGGTCAAGGAAGAGCGTAAAGCCAAGCAGAAGAACGCAAGCAATGAAGAAGTGTCAgcgaacgcaacaacaacaaatgaaacaaCTAATACAACTGCTAATGAAACAACAGCTAATACAACTGCCGAAAATACAGTCGTCACTGACTTGTTAGTTCCAGCCGATGTCGAAAACATTGTCGTGAACAATAGTGGTGTTGTTGGTGGCGTTGTTATTGCTCCCCCGGCTGAGCAGTTGCAAAATGCAGTCATAGCGCCAACGGTTGTGCCAATCGCCGAACCCATTTCTACTACGGCTCCCTCAACTAGTAATAATAATTCGTCTAAAAAAGGGGTAAATGTCTTACCAATTAGCTTCttgattaaattgtttattacaaATGTCGAACACTTTTGAATTGCGCGGTGTTTCGTTTCCACTTCTTACCCTATACTCTTCTCGAGGCATATATATacgcttatatatgtataatgaatttGCGTTGTCCTCTTTCGACTAACTTTTACGAAACACATTGCAACGACTTGAGTTACAAAATGTCATGCATTTGCTcttgatttatataaatacactaCTTGTGGCAAGAACTATTGGTTTCTCATTTGCCCTTACttaactaatatttattttctaatttagaattttatatgaaacaaagtaaaattaatttctaaatcTATCTTTTGGTTTAAGGCAGAAGTTTAATATCTTGATTAAGAACAGGAATATTAAAGAGGGTTTTGAATAGTTTACATCTGAGGATTATATCattgaataattgaaaatgtgAATTCTAACCTATTTGTGGTCTGATTATATAATAGTCGTTTTCAAGCTTGCTTTCAAGGTCCCATATTGGCATTCATTCCCTTCATATGAgtgatataattataaaaataaaaactgaaatccCAAAGCTGGTATAAGGAAGCTGGAAAAGCTATAAAATGCATAATTTGATCAAATTTGATTgttcctaaatgtaggcaaatattttgcaatatcgtttatatttttatacaatgaaaagattttttattttttcaaataactgtattttaattaaCTACAAGTGGTTTATTATTCGGTTTATTCAGTTCAGCTGacgctaaaaataatttttccttttcatgttcgaaaaaaaattcgtACTCGAAAACcgttttttagtaaattttattttattgttatcagATTTGCATAACTTCGAAATATTGACAAAAcgtttgatcttcgaaaaaatttcgaactcgaaaataaatattactttttttaatttttcatttcatgcttaaaaaattcgaacttcgaaaaaatttcgaactcgaatataaatatttttatttaatttcattaaactgCTTTATAActtcgaaatatatttaaaaaaaattgatcttcgaaaaaaaatcgaactcgaatataaatattttattcaatatattattttttatttaatttcatagaaactacatttttttatataccactTTATATACCACTTTAAAAAAATCCTACGAGATTACATAAAAGTCACCTGAATAAGTAGTATGCAACTCGCTGCTAAAGTACATGTTCgagtgtttaattaaatttcacggGCACTGCACTCGCCTAGGTTGCAGTGCCAAATAGCAGGGCACAATTtgtattaacaataaaaaaaaattggcattAGAGCAGAGGAATTTTGGCCGTTAGCCACCTAAAATGCGCGAGGCTTCTACTCTGAATATGCATACCTAGTTAAATATATATGCGCTCGTCGCGGAAGACATTGAGTGGCATACAGCTTAGTATTTTAAATAGCTCTATGTATAGCAAGTATTAGCGACTGTTCTGAACTCATTGATTTCAGCTTATCGTGTCAGTGAATGCAGgttacattttaatatatatttttttttatttttataattttattttataattctcAGATCTTTGTTGCTTTGACTTTGtagttgaattaaaatttatgcttTATTCTTTTGCTTGCAGAAAATAAACGAAGAAAGCGCAGCTAAGACTAGCACCGAAGCTGCTGCCGTTGCCGGTCCATCAACATCCTCCCAAACAGCTGAAGATGATAAAGACAAGGAGGAAGATAAagatgcaaaaaagaaaaagaatcgTTGCGCTGAATGCCGCAAGAAAGTTGGTCTTACAGGTGAGTGGTGAATTATGAAAaggaaataattataatagaaaGAATATTTGGGGaagcataaaaatgtatttgaggAAAATGGCAGACAAATGGGAGAGCGTgaggtacataaatatttataattgctGCTTTGACGAAGTTCTTATCCCATTTGTGGTATGTGACTTGACCTTTGAAAGTATAGATAGATAATACACAACATGCTTCGCTAATTGCTCGCACATCTTGCCTCTTCTTCATATATTTTAGACGCTTCTCATTCTTGCTATTTACAAATTCGATTAATTATTATCTCTACAATTTCATGAAATTCTCTTTTCGTTTCGCCAGGTTTTCAGTGCCGATGTGGTGGACTCTACTGCGCTGTACACAGATACAGTGACAAACACGACTGCACATTTAACTATCGGGAACATGGGGCCCAAGAAATTCGACGCAATAATCCTGTGGTAGTTggcgaaaaaatacaaaaaatttgaacttttgtgCCAtcaactttataatataaatatatatatatataaatataaatattaaatatatacataaaaattaaatataaataataatgataatataattaataactatatatatataataataattaatataaacaaacattacaaaaaaaaaaatggaatgagagaacacaaaaaaaaaatgccgaaaagaaaacataaaagaaCTCAGCTAAAATATGATAGTTTATAGCGCAAACAAAGAGCAGagagcaaattaaaaacaaaaattaactcCATAAATATACACAGGCACACACGcagctaaacacacacacacatacacatatgcatatatgtatgtatgtatgtcgaaaAAAGACAAGTAACATCAACACAAGCGGGTCAAAGGTTAAACGCCACAACTGCAGCGATGCCAACCGCACCCGCACGCGCACGAGCCAAACGCCAAATACGACGAATGTATGCTGGAACATACTGACAAACTTGCAACGAGCACGGCCAAATGTAGTGAATATTAGAGAAAAAACAAGCAGGCGTCCAATGTTTGGCCAAAGCGCACGCGGGGCCTTGGCAGTGTATATACCGCGCTCGGCGCATATGCTGATTTGACGCAAGCAGCTGATGCAGTCGCTGTACATGCAGCAGTAGCGCACGCttggcggcaacaacaacttgtAAAAACATGACTATATCTACGCAGCGCTGCCCATACGATGCGCTTAGTGTCGCGGCAGCACAGCGTTGCATACACACAGCGCACTTCCAGCAGCCGCGCGCAGCTATGAGCAGCAGCAGTGATGATGACAGCGTCTGCGAAGATGTAACACAAAACACGAAGCTATCCAAGCACTCTACAAGCGAGCGGCAACTGCAGCATAcagcacagcagcaacaacaacacattgcaAATGTacagtacaacaacagcaaacaagcACCCACATGCGAGACACACGAGCGGTCGAGTTTTTAGGAAGCTGGTTTGCTTTTTGGCTGCGTTTAGCGTTTAAGCGATTTCAAAATTCATACAGTTatcagaaaagcaaaaacaaaaataataa
This genomic interval carries:
- the LOC105216118 gene encoding serine-rich adhesin for platelets isoform X1, which produces MSAAKMKTAPSAATTATTDANERIRKQQQQQQQQDDKIANNYATSSTSAAAASEALPTSSTTAAAAATNAGASAAANSVRGARRNHTRKIHSASGDDLKRSTTTTKRKRHVNFTSPNTKSKIRLTTTAKNKTQTPTATAAAVATTKDTVVSQQLQPTVEKSKSILKVKHVAVVKRKAGTNKVTKKLKKVPQGAQAEFEAAELSKLQQQYATKLPEPPTASVVTTNELSTERANSANAASSSGEIGKRRSSSKRVLKRRHSGSTKHLASGAGIVESGSVNVPPVRRFSPVTDKSALKTPAIKVYDGADMFTAKNLKSFDNIPTTSNNITVAMVKEERKAKQKNASNEEVSANATTTNETTNTTANETTANTTAENTVVTDLLVPADVENIVVNNSGVVGGVVIAPPAEQLQNAVIAPTVVPIAEPISTTAPSTSNNNSSKKGKINEESAAKTSTEAAAVAGPSTSSQTAEDDKDKEEDKDAKKKKNRCAECRKKVGLTGFQCRCGGLYCAVHRYSDKHDCTFNYREHGAQEIRRNNPVVVGEKIQKI
- the LOC105216118 gene encoding AN1-type zinc finger protein 6 isoform X2 codes for the protein MERESNPMQPMCRSGCGFYGNPATDGLCSVCYKDSLRKKQQPPVSSTPVSVPSPQPSPTFSPAITITNTAQPTVQSLQLQHNEIKEKINEESAAKTSTEAAAVAGPSTSSQTAEDDKDKEEDKDAKKKKNRCAECRKKVGLTGFQCRCGGLYCAVHRYSDKHDCTFNYREHGAQEIRRNNPVVVGEKIQKI